CGGCGGACAACAAACAGATGGTCAACGCGATCATCGCATCGGTGCTCGGATGGGCACTCGATCTGTTCGATCTGTTCATTCTGCTCTACGTGGCGCCGGTCGTCGGCGCGCTGTTCTTCCCGGCCAGCAATGCGGCGCTGTCGCTGGCCGCGGTGTACGGCTCGTTCGCCGTGACGCTTCTGATGCGGCCGATCGGCTCGGCGGTGTTCGGTCACTTCGCCGACGTGCACGGCCGCAAGCAGGCAATGCTGGTCGCCATCATCGGCGTGGGCATCAGCACAGCGGCGTTCGGCCTGTTGCCGACCATTGCTCAGGTCGGTGTGATCGCGCCTGTCATCTTCCTGGCGCTGCGTCTGGTGCAGGGCGTGTTCGTCGGCGGTGTCGTGGCCTCCACCCACACGATCGGCACGGAATCGGTGCCGCCGCAATGGCGCGGTGCGATGTCCGGTCTGGTCGGCGGCGGCGGCGCCGGCATCGGCGCGCTGCTGGCATCGTTCATCTTCCTGATCACGTCTTCGGTCTTCCCGGGCGATGCGTTCGCGGTGTGGGGCTGGCGCTTCATGTTCTTCTCGGGTCTGCTGAGCTCGCTGCTCGGCTGGTTCATCTTCCGGAACCTCGAGGAGTCCCCGTACTTCAAGGAACTCAAGCGCCAGCAGAGCGACAAGCAGGCAAAAGTCTCGAAGGCGCCGGTCAAGGACGTGTTCTCCGGCGAATATCGCGGCGTGCTGCTGGTCAATTTGCTGATCACCTTCGGTGGTGGCGCGGGCTATTACCTGACATCGGGCTATCTGCCGAGCTTCCTGAAGGTCATCAACGCGGTCCCGAACCAGACCTCCTCGCTGATCCTGATGGGCGCGAGCGTCTCGGCGTTCTTTTCGGCCGTGCTGGTCGGCGCGTTGAGCGACCGCATCGGGCGCAAGAAGACGTTCCTGATGATCGGCGTCCTCGCAGCCGTGCTCTTGCCGCTGTGCTATCTCAACCTCGCGGCGACCAAGGACACAACGCAGATCACGCTCTATGCGCTCGCCATCGCCTTCATCGGCAATGCCGGCTACGCGCCGGTGCTGATCTTCCTGAACGAGCGTTTTCCGACCGCGCTGCGCGCGAGCGGCACCGGACTGTCCTGGAACATCGGCTTCGCGCTGGGCGGCATGATGCCGACCTTCGTCTCGCTGGTGAGTGGCAGCCCGGCGGAAATCCCGATGTCGCTGGCCTACTTCGCGGTCGGCGTGTTCGTGATCTACCTGATCGGCGCGATCGTGATCCCCGAGACCAAGGGTAACTTTCGTTAGGCTCGATCGGCGCGTCTGTATCTACGGCCGCGCCGATCCATCGAATTGCGCGACGAGAATGGAATGGATGAGTTGCATTTCGACGATGTGATCGTCGGCGGCGGGTCGGCAGGCTGCGTGCTCGCCAATCGGCTTTCTGCGGATGGGAGCCGCCGCGTGCTTCTGATCGAAGCTGGCATGGACACCCCGCCGGACGCGACGCCGCCGGAAATCCTCGACAGCTATCCGATGACACTGTTCTTCGGCGACAAGTACATCTGGCCGGGTCTGTCGGCGGCAGCCGGCCGCAATGCCGGGGGCAGGCCGGTCGTCCGCGCCTACGAGCAGGCGCGGGTGATGGGCGGCGGCTCCAGCATCAATGTGCAATCGGCCAATCGCGGCCTGCCGCGCGACTATGACGAATGGCGCGATCTCGGCGCGCGGGGCTGGGGGTGGGCGGACGTGCTGCCGTATTTCCTCAAGCTCGAGACCGATCTAGATTTCGACGGGCCGCTGCACGGCAAGCACGGCCCGATTCCGATCCGCCGCATCGCCCGCGAGGAGATGCCCGA
The genomic region above belongs to Bradyrhizobium sp. CCBAU 53338 and contains:
- a CDS encoding MFS transporter; this encodes MAEMDMPVAGAEASADNKQMVNAIIASVLGWALDLFDLFILLYVAPVVGALFFPASNAALSLAAVYGSFAVTLLMRPIGSAVFGHFADVHGRKQAMLVAIIGVGISTAAFGLLPTIAQVGVIAPVIFLALRLVQGVFVGGVVASTHTIGTESVPPQWRGAMSGLVGGGGAGIGALLASFIFLITSSVFPGDAFAVWGWRFMFFSGLLSSLLGWFIFRNLEESPYFKELKRQQSDKQAKVSKAPVKDVFSGEYRGVLLVNLLITFGGGAGYYLTSGYLPSFLKVINAVPNQTSSLILMGASVSAFFSAVLVGALSDRIGRKKTFLMIGVLAAVLLPLCYLNLAATKDTTQITLYALAIAFIGNAGYAPVLIFLNERFPTALRASGTGLSWNIGFALGGMMPTFVSLVSGSPAEIPMSLAYFAVGVFVIYLIGAIVIPETKGNFR